A stretch of Paracoccus sp. N5 DNA encodes these proteins:
- the ppk2 gene encoding polyphosphate kinase 2: MAKKSDEKALAATRPDLPFVGAISRYLDKDAPEAVREAIRDASGDEILDASFPYRDEMKGKEYDAQMQGLQLQLVRLMRDVIHTGKRMVVLFEGRDAAGKGGTIERVRENLNPRSAYIAALPKPSEREAGEWYFQRYVDWLPAAGEIALFDRSWYNRGVVEKVFGFCTEAQRETFFRQLPSFESMLVDDGVILVKLWLNVGRAEQLKRFLDREKDPLKQWKLSSIDVDGLAKWDDYTDAIRDTLRRSHSGIAPWTVIRSDDKRRARIAAIQAILRAVDFTGRDDAVIGNPDPKITGGPEILEP, translated from the coding sequence ATGGCGAAGAAATCCGACGAGAAGGCGCTGGCCGCGACCCGCCCCGACCTGCCCTTCGTCGGCGCCATCTCGCGCTATCTGGACAAGGACGCGCCCGAGGCGGTGCGCGAGGCGATCCGTGACGCGAGTGGCGACGAGATCCTGGACGCCTCCTTTCCCTATCGCGACGAGATGAAGGGCAAGGAATACGACGCGCAGATGCAAGGGTTGCAACTGCAACTGGTGCGGCTGATGCGCGACGTGATCCATACCGGCAAGCGCATGGTGGTGCTGTTCGAAGGCCGCGACGCCGCCGGCAAGGGCGGCACCATCGAGCGGGTGCGCGAGAACCTGAACCCGCGCTCGGCCTATATCGCCGCCCTGCCCAAGCCCAGCGAGCGCGAGGCCGGGGAATGGTATTTCCAGCGCTATGTCGACTGGCTGCCGGCGGCGGGCGAGATCGCGCTGTTCGACCGCAGCTGGTACAACCGCGGCGTGGTGGAAAAGGTCTTCGGCTTCTGCACCGAGGCGCAGCGCGAGACCTTCTTCCGCCAGCTGCCGTCCTTTGAAAGCATGCTGGTCGATGACGGGGTGATCCTGGTCAAGCTGTGGCTGAACGTCGGCCGTGCCGAGCAGCTGAAGCGCTTCCTCGACCGCGAGAAGGATCCGCTGAAGCAATGGAAGCTCAGCTCGATCGACGTGGACGGGCTGGCGAAATGGGACGACTATACCGACGCGATCCGCGACACGCTGCGGCGCAGCCATTCCGGCATCGCGCCCTGGACGGTGATCCGCTCGGACGACAAGCGCCGGGCGCGGATCGCGGCGATCCAGGCCATCCTGCGCGCGGTGGACTTCACCGGCCGCGACGATGCGGTGATCGGCAACCCGGATCCGAAGATCACCGGCGGGCCGGAGATCCTGGAACCATGA
- a CDS encoding extracellular solute-binding protein yields the protein MKLLRSSALALILAGTAAHAADPELTVFDWAGFEEPVIFQGYIDKNGDSPTFAFYGDDDEAYQKLASGFKADVAHPCSQMVSKYRDAGLIEPWDTAKIPAFETLDPKFLDSPIFKDDSGVWYIPTDWGATAIAYNKDTVPAEDVASLNVFIDPKYQGRVSLPDSADDVWALAYLATGTTDWTKVTDEQFKAAADWLRQAHQNVAAYWADPAEQAQLMASGAVDVAWSWNDGVVLLEKDGFPVGFQRAPKEGSSTFFCGFINLKNGPGSEDKAYDFINAWLAPPAAKGLLDTIGYGHTSTVAMDTIKDEPAVKEGLSPIDAPILAQTPNDPQQRERQLQEFEKIKAGF from the coding sequence ATGAAACTCCTGCGTTCCTCTGCCCTTGCGCTGATCCTCGCCGGCACCGCCGCCCATGCCGCCGATCCCGAATTGACGGTCTTCGACTGGGCCGGCTTCGAGGAGCCGGTGATCTTCCAGGGCTATATCGACAAGAACGGCGACAGCCCGACCTTCGCCTTCTATGGCGACGACGACGAGGCCTATCAGAAGCTCGCCTCGGGCTTCAAGGCGGACGTGGCGCATCCCTGCTCGCAGATGGTGTCGAAATACCGCGACGCCGGGCTGATCGAACCCTGGGACACCGCGAAGATCCCGGCCTTCGAAACGCTCGACCCGAAATTCCTCGATTCGCCGATCTTCAAGGACGACAGCGGCGTCTGGTATATCCCGACCGACTGGGGCGCCACCGCCATCGCCTATAACAAGGACACCGTGCCGGCCGAGGACGTGGCCAGCCTGAACGTCTTCATCGACCCGAAATACCAGGGCCGGGTGTCCTTGCCCGATTCGGCGGACGACGTCTGGGCGCTGGCCTATCTGGCGACCGGCACCACCGACTGGACCAAGGTCACGGACGAGCAGTTCAAGGCCGCCGCCGACTGGCTGCGCCAGGCGCATCAGAACGTCGCCGCCTATTGGGCCGACCCGGCCGAGCAGGCGCAGCTGATGGCCTCGGGCGCGGTGGACGTGGCCTGGTCCTGGAACGACGGCGTGGTGCTTCTGGAAAAGGACGGCTTCCCGGTCGGCTTCCAGCGCGCGCCCAAGGAGGGCAGCTCGACCTTCTTCTGCGGCTTCATCAACCTGAAGAACGGCCCGGGCAGCGAAGACAAGGCCTATGATTTCATCAACGCCTGGCTCGCGCCCCCGGCGGCCAAGGGCCTGCTGGACACCATCGGCTACGGCCATACCTCGACCGTGGCGATGGACACGATCAAGGACGAGCCGGCGGTGAAGGAGGGCCTCTCGCCCATCGACGCGCCGATCCTGGCCCAGACCCCGAACGACCCGCAGCAACGCGAGCGCCAGCTGCAGGAGTTCGAAAAGATCAAGGCCGGCTTCTGA
- a CDS encoding tyrosine-type recombinase/integrase: protein MSPKIELPRGVHRVKARGRDYFYFQPGRGTPNAGARIRLPDDPRSPEFWTAVRQLEGIAERTDTIGALIDAYIASWPSARKKITPATQSQYRRYLQVVRELWGNLPAEDLRPAHVEELMVKIGATKHGRANNILYALRSMCSWARGPVGLLHSDPVHGVKTFESKGGHEPWTDDQLVFAEKNLTGMLRRAFFLARYTGQRASDIIRMGWTDVDGDTISLRQKKTGVRPVCPIFPELEAEMATWEKRPGPFLLQDSGKNIGKPVSANQLWKVFDDYRDKHEELDGVVWHGLRANAVIRLRRAGYTGQQISDTIGMSVEMVERYSRHQDRVAAAQTVLSTYRERKL, encoded by the coding sequence GTGTCACCTAAGATCGAGCTGCCACGCGGCGTTCATCGGGTGAAAGCGCGAGGCCGAGATTACTTCTACTTTCAGCCGGGCAGGGGAACCCCGAACGCTGGTGCCCGGATCCGCCTTCCCGACGATCCCCGATCCCCCGAATTCTGGACCGCCGTTCGCCAGCTGGAAGGCATCGCCGAGCGGACGGACACCATCGGCGCCCTGATCGACGCTTACATCGCCTCTTGGCCATCGGCACGAAAGAAGATCACCCCGGCCACGCAGTCGCAGTATCGCCGCTATCTGCAAGTCGTGCGCGAGCTATGGGGCAACCTGCCAGCCGAAGACCTGCGCCCTGCCCATGTCGAAGAACTCATGGTCAAGATCGGCGCCACGAAGCACGGCAGGGCGAACAACATCCTCTATGCCCTTCGCAGCATGTGCTCATGGGCGCGCGGTCCTGTCGGGCTGCTGCATTCCGATCCCGTCCACGGCGTGAAGACCTTCGAGTCGAAAGGCGGGCACGAACCTTGGACCGATGACCAGTTGGTCTTTGCGGAAAAGAACCTGACCGGGATGCTGCGCCGGGCTTTCTTCCTAGCCCGCTACACCGGCCAACGCGCCAGCGACATCATTCGTATGGGCTGGACCGATGTCGACGGCGACACCATCAGCCTGCGCCAGAAGAAGACCGGAGTCCGCCCGGTTTGCCCGATCTTCCCCGAACTCGAAGCGGAAATGGCGACGTGGGAAAAGCGGCCGGGGCCGTTCCTGCTGCAAGACAGCGGCAAGAACATCGGCAAGCCGGTCAGCGCGAATCAGTTGTGGAAGGTCTTCGACGACTACCGCGACAAGCACGAAGAACTCGACGGCGTCGTCTGGCACGGGCTCAGGGCGAACGCTGTCATCCGTCTGCGGCGCGCCGGATACACCGGACAGCAGATCAGCGACACTATCGGAATGTCGGTCGAAATGGTCGAGCGTTACAGCCGCCATCAAGACCGCGTGGCAGCGGCCCAGACCGTTCTCAGCACATACCGGGAACGGAAACTGTAA
- the ptsP gene encoding phosphoenolpyruvate--protein phosphotransferase, whose product MAERKESESRRLLLRLRETLAAPGSGQHRLDQITHHIADSMGTQVCSIYLFRDPDTLELCATEGLKPESVHKTRLRLGEGLVGRVARSGRYVNTANAPGEPGFRYMPETGEEVYPSFLGVPIQRVGEKLGVLVVQSREARQFSEDEIYGLEVVAMVLAEMAELGAFLGSQSDSMPPAHRFPVMLRGGTGQEGVAEGRVWLHEPRVVVTNPVADDPLKEKARLTEAVAMLRTKVDSMLAETDMAKGDSAEVMETYRMFAHSRSWLRRMEESIDAGLSAEAAVEKEQSQARSRLESAADPYLRDRLHDLDDLSNRLLRILTGQGRDTGAEMPENPILVARNIGPAELLEYGRRLKGVVLEEGSVGSHAAIVARALAIPLVIHAERIIAEALNGDPILVDGDMGTVHLRPEESVAKAFRDKMAMQAEAQSRYAGLRDLPATDLAGITVQLYMNAGLMADLPSLESSGAEGVGLFRTELQFLTRTRVPRRGELAQLYAHVLDSAHGKPVMFRTLDIGSDKVLPYMKPQDEPNPAMGWRAIRVGLDKRGVLRMQLQALIRAAVGRPLYVMFPFVTEMGEFEEAHRLLMEQIAREQRLGHAMPTDVRVGAMLETPSLAFAPKKFFQMCDFISVGGNDLKQFFFAADRENERVRRRYDTLNTSFITLLDQIVQRCDEARVPVSFCGEDAGRPIEAVTFAALGFRRLSMRPASVGPVKHLIRRVNLADLRRVIDDARELGETNLRRCITEWLARH is encoded by the coding sequence ATGGCCGAACGCAAGGAAAGCGAATCGCGCCGGCTGCTGTTGCGGCTGCGCGAAACCCTGGCCGCTCCGGGGAGCGGTCAGCACCGTCTCGACCAGATCACCCACCACATCGCCGATTCGATGGGAACGCAGGTCTGCTCGATCTACCTGTTCCGCGATCCCGACACGCTGGAGCTTTGCGCGACCGAGGGGCTGAAGCCGGAATCGGTGCACAAGACCCGGCTGCGGCTGGGCGAGGGGCTGGTCGGCCGCGTCGCCCGTTCGGGTCGGTATGTGAACACCGCGAATGCCCCCGGCGAGCCCGGCTTCCGCTACATGCCCGAGACCGGCGAGGAGGTCTATCCCAGCTTCCTGGGCGTGCCGATCCAGCGTGTCGGCGAAAAGCTGGGCGTGCTGGTCGTGCAGTCGCGCGAGGCGCGGCAGTTCTCCGAGGACGAGATCTATGGCCTGGAGGTGGTCGCCATGGTGCTGGCCGAGATGGCCGAGCTGGGCGCCTTCCTGGGCTCGCAATCCGACAGCATGCCGCCGGCGCATCGCTTCCCGGTCATGCTGCGCGGCGGCACCGGGCAGGAGGGCGTGGCCGAGGGCCGTGTCTGGCTGCACGAGCCGCGCGTGGTGGTGACCAATCCGGTCGCCGACGATCCGCTGAAGGAAAAGGCCCGGTTGACCGAGGCCGTCGCCATGCTGCGCACCAAGGTCGATTCCATGCTGGCCGAGACCGACATGGCCAAGGGCGACAGCGCCGAGGTGATGGAAACCTATCGCATGTTCGCCCATTCCCGCAGCTGGCTGCGGCGGATGGAGGAAAGCATCGACGCCGGGCTTTCCGCCGAGGCGGCGGTGGAAAAGGAACAGAGCCAGGCCCGGTCGCGGCTGGAAAGCGCCGCCGACCCCTATCTGCGCGACCGGCTGCATGACCTCGACGACCTGTCGAACCGGCTCTTGCGCATCCTGACCGGGCAGGGCCGCGACACCGGCGCCGAGATGCCGGAAAATCCGATCCTGGTCGCCCGCAACATCGGCCCGGCCGAGCTGCTGGAATACGGCCGCCGGCTGAAGGGCGTGGTGCTGGAAGAGGGCTCGGTCGGCAGCCACGCCGCCATCGTCGCCCGCGCCCTGGCGATCCCGCTGGTCATCCACGCCGAGCGCATCATCGCCGAGGCGCTGAACGGCGATCCGATCCTGGTCGATGGCGACATGGGCACCGTGCACCTGCGCCCCGAGGAATCGGTCGCCAAGGCCTTCCGCGACAAGATGGCCATGCAGGCCGAGGCGCAGAGCCGCTATGCCGGGTTGCGCGACCTGCCGGCGACCGATCTGGCCGGGATCACGGTGCAGCTCTACATGAATGCCGGGCTGATGGCCGACCTGCCGAGCCTGGAAAGCTCGGGCGCCGAGGGCGTGGGTCTGTTCCGCACCGAATTGCAGTTCCTGACCCGGACCCGGGTGCCGCGCCGGGGCGAGCTGGCGCAGCTTTATGCCCATGTGCTCGACAGCGCCCATGGCAAGCCGGTGATGTTCCGCACGCTCGACATCGGCTCGGACAAGGTGCTGCCCTATATGAAGCCGCAGGACGAGCCCAACCCGGCCATGGGCTGGCGGGCCATTCGCGTCGGCCTGGACAAGCGCGGCGTCTTGCGCATGCAGCTGCAGGCGCTGATCCGCGCCGCCGTCGGCCGGCCGCTTTACGTCATGTTCCCCTTCGTCACCGAGATGGGCGAGTTCGAAGAGGCGCACCGGCTCTTGATGGAGCAGATCGCCCGCGAGCAGCGGCTGGGCCACGCCATGCCGACCGACGTGCGCGTCGGCGCCATGCTGGAGACGCCCTCGCTGGCCTTCGCGCCGAAGAAGTTCTTCCAGATGTGCGATTTCATCTCGGTGGGCGGCAACGACCTGAAGCAGTTCTTCTTTGCCGCCGACCGCGAGAACGAACGCGTGCGCCGGCGCTACGACACGCTGAACACCTCGTTCATCACGCTCTTGGACCAGATCGTGCAGCGCTGCGACGAGGCGCGGGTGCCGGTGTCGTTCTGCGGCGAGGATGCCGGCCGCCCGATCGAGGCGGTCACCTTCGCGGCGCTGGGTTTCCGGCGGCTGTCGATGCGGCCGGCCTCGGTCGGGCCGGTCAAGCATCTGATCCGGCGGGTGAACCTGGCCGATCTGCGCCGGGTGATCGACGATGCCCGCGAGTTGGGCGAGACGAACCTGCGCCGCTGCATCACCGAATGGCTGGCCCGGCATTAG
- a CDS encoding IS5 family transposase (programmed frameshift) has protein sequence MNLARNLISDDEWTFFEGFIRAVRHPNGRKPADHRLVLNGIFWIARTGAPWRDLPEEFGKWSSVYRQFRRWTLAGLWEDILDALNHAGIAPDKLQMVDSTVIRAHHHAAGAKGGPPKEALGRSRGGFSTKIHLRVNGAGLPMRTEITPGQDSDYTGYDMVMADNLPQPAVLVADRGYDSDKIREDIESRNALPMIPMRRNRRVRKAVDMTIYTLRNMVERCFNKLKNSRRLATRYDKTAESFLGFVDVACIRLWLRHLST, from the exons ATGAACTTGGCACGCAACCTGATATCCGACGATGAGTGGACCTTCTTCGAGGGCTTCATTCGTGCCGTCCGGCACCCTAACGGGCGGAAACCTGCGGACCATCGTCTTGTTCTGAATGGTATATTCTGGATCGCAAGGACTGGTGCGCCATGGCGCGATCTGCCCGAAGAGTTTGGCAAGTGGTCCTCGGTCTACCGTCAGTTCCGCCGCTGGACTTTGGCGGGACTGTGGGAGGATATCCTGGATGCGCTGAACCACGCTGGGATCGCGCCAGACAAGCTCCAGATGGTTGATAGCACTGTGATCCGCGCCCATCATCATGCGGCGGGCGCAAAAGGGGGAC CTCCGAAAGAGGCTCTTGGCCGTTCGAGAGGCGGCTTCTCGACCAAGATCCATCTCCGCGTCAACGGCGCAGGCCTCCCGATGAGGACCGAGATCACGCCGGGGCAGGATTCCGACTACACCGGCTATGATATGGTGATGGCCGACAACCTGCCGCAACCAGCAGTTCTGGTCGCCGACAGGGGCTATGACTCTGATAAAATTCGGGAAGACATCGAGAGCCGCAACGCCCTGCCCATGATACCGATGCGAAGGAACCGAAGGGTGCGCAAGGCTGTCGACATGACCATCTACACCCTGCGCAACATGGTCGAGCGCTGCTTCAACAAGCTGAAAAATAGCCGCCGCCTTGCAACCCGCTACGACAAAACCGCCGAAAGCTTCCTTGGCTTCGTCGACGTCGCCTGCATCAGGCTCTGGCTCCGCCATTTGTCAACATGA
- the metA gene encoding homoserine O-succinyltransferase produces MPITLPNDLPAFDILSNEGVMVMSPGRAATQDIRPLRIGLLNLMPKKIQTENQFARLIGATPLQIDFQLIRMSDHESRNTAADHMESFYRRFCDVAATGEKFDGLIITGAPIEHLPFEAVTYWDELTRVFEWTRTHVHSTFGVCWGGMAMAWYFHGLKKHMLERKAFGCFRHQNLAPSSPYLRGFSDDVLVPVSRWTEVRQPEVDACPGLNTLIASDQVGPCLLEDPGHRALYVFNHFEYDSTTLKDEYDRDVAAGKPINVPVNYYPDDDPAQAPTNRWRSHAHLLYGNWINEIYQTTWYDISRIGER; encoded by the coding sequence ATGCCCATCACCCTACCGAATGACCTGCCCGCCTTTGACATCCTGTCGAACGAAGGCGTCATGGTCATGTCGCCGGGTCGTGCGGCGACCCAGGACATCCGGCCGCTGCGCATCGGGCTTCTGAACCTGATGCCGAAGAAGATCCAGACCGAGAACCAGTTCGCCCGGCTGATCGGCGCGACGCCCCTGCAGATCGACTTCCAGCTGATCCGCATGTCGGACCATGAAAGCCGCAACACCGCCGCCGATCACATGGAGAGCTTCTATCGCCGCTTCTGCGACGTCGCGGCCACGGGCGAGAAGTTCGACGGGCTCATCATCACCGGCGCCCCGATCGAGCACCTGCCCTTCGAGGCGGTGACCTATTGGGACGAGCTGACCCGGGTCTTCGAATGGACCCGGACGCATGTGCATTCGACCTTCGGCGTCTGCTGGGGCGGCATGGCGATGGCCTGGTATTTCCACGGGCTGAAGAAGCACATGCTGGAGCGCAAGGCCTTCGGCTGCTTCCGCCACCAGAACCTGGCGCCCTCCAGCCCCTATCTGCGCGGCTTTTCCGACGACGTGCTGGTGCCGGTCAGCCGCTGGACCGAGGTGCGCCAGCCCGAGGTGGACGCCTGCCCGGGGCTGAACACGCTGATCGCCTCGGACCAGGTCGGGCCCTGCCTGCTGGAGGATCCGGGCCATCGCGCGCTCTATGTCTTCAACCATTTCGAATATGACAGCACCACGCTCAAGGACGAATACGACCGCGACGTGGCGGCGGGAAAGCCGATCAACGTGCCGGTGAACTATTATCCCGACGACGACCCCGCGCAGGCACCGACGAACCGCTGGCGCAGCCACGCCCATCTGCTCTACGGTAACTGGATCAACGAGATCTACCAGACCACCTGGTACGACATCTCGCGCATCGGAGAGCGGTGA
- a CDS encoding MerR family transcriptional regulator, with protein MKRPVVKGDRPPMFLSKADLAAELSASVSTVDEWTRQGILPAPRRYTAGAVRYYWPEVVDKLAPPQAPTDPFKEALGRVT; from the coding sequence ATGAAGCGCCCCGTCGTCAAAGGCGACCGTCCGCCGATGTTCCTTTCGAAAGCAGACCTGGCGGCGGAATTGTCCGCCAGCGTCTCGACCGTCGACGAATGGACGCGGCAGGGCATCTTGCCCGCGCCGCGCCGCTACACCGCCGGGGCGGTTCGGTATTACTGGCCCGAGGTCGTCGACAAGCTCGCCCCGCCGCAGGCGCCGACGGACCCGTTCAAGGAGGCGCTGGGCCGTGTCACCTAA
- a CDS encoding Arc family DNA-binding protein: protein MAPKAGRGSDQFVVRLPDGLRERIKEAAEHSGRSMNAEVVQAITDALDRADRDRKIVEFYAKNPERSEKLEASEARRKEFEDRNFDNLRIRSLSDIDQLASRVAHTIRLKLVEDIVALSRARKIQFGEDDE, encoded by the coding sequence ATGGCACCGAAGGCAGGGCGCGGATCAGATCAGTTCGTCGTCAGGCTTCCTGACGGCTTGCGTGAACGTATAAAGGAAGCAGCAGAACACTCGGGACGATCCATGAATGCCGAAGTTGTTCAAGCAATCACGGACGCGCTCGACCGCGCCGACCGGGACCGAAAAATCGTTGAATTCTACGCGAAAAATCCAGAACGATCTGAAAAATTAGAAGCCAGTGAAGCTCGAAGGAAAGAGTTCGAAGACAGGAATTTCGATAATCTGCGCATCCGAAGTCTCTCTGACATCGACCAACTTGCAAGCCGAGTTGCACATACCATCCGCCTTAAATTGGTTGAGGATATCGTTGCCCTGTCTCGTGCCCGAAAAATCCAGTTTGGTGAGGATGACGAATGA
- a CDS encoding Arc family DNA-binding protein: MTQMKQLPIRFPVDVKAWLAEQARLNGSSQNSEVIRAVRERMERQEA; encoded by the coding sequence ATGACCCAGATGAAGCAACTGCCGATCCGCTTCCCCGTCGATGTCAAGGCGTGGCTGGCGGAACAGGCCCGGCTGAACGGCAGCAGCCAGAACAGTGAAGTGATCCGAGCCGTCCGCGAGCGGATGGAACGGCAGGAAGCATAG
- a CDS encoding TPM domain-containing protein, with amino-acid sequence MMRRLAAVLLVLGLGLALQAQAQDLPAPASTTVNDFAALLTPADAKALDRALSDLDRRTGVQGTVVTLDSSHGAGLEDFATRLFNRWGVGRADRNDGFMLLVLARDRAARIALGAGYPGDADILAQDIMRGTMLPAFRDGRMSQGIREGTLAVIEQIALPQAQGRGIEAPRRSGLARLFPVLFGGAWTLILAGMGWRLWQRNRCPQCRRRGLETTRAPNSQPQPDGSTLVSDQAVTRRCPHCGWSETRLAPLGTRSFYGPAGELLRQERNPAFRASRPGSSGFGGGASRGGGASGRW; translated from the coding sequence ATGATGCGGCGGCTGGCGGCCGTGCTGCTGGTCCTGGGGCTGGGGCTGGCGCTGCAGGCGCAAGCGCAGGACCTGCCCGCGCCCGCCAGCACCACGGTCAACGACTTCGCCGCGCTGCTGACGCCCGCCGATGCAAAGGCGCTGGACCGGGCGCTGTCGGACCTCGACCGCCGGACCGGCGTGCAGGGCACGGTGGTCACGCTGGACAGCAGCCACGGCGCCGGGCTCGAGGATTTCGCCACCCGGCTCTTCAACCGGTGGGGCGTCGGCCGGGCGGACCGCAACGACGGCTTCATGCTGCTGGTGCTGGCCCGGGACCGCGCGGCGCGCATCGCGCTTGGCGCCGGCTATCCCGGCGATGCCGACATCCTGGCCCAGGACATCATGCGCGGCACCATGCTGCCCGCCTTTCGCGACGGCCGCATGTCGCAGGGCATCCGCGAGGGCACGCTGGCGGTGATCGAGCAGATCGCCCTGCCCCAGGCCCAGGGCCGCGGCATCGAGGCCCCGCGCCGCAGCGGGCTCGCGCGGCTGTTCCCGGTCCTGTTCGGCGGGGCCTGGACCCTGATCCTGGCCGGCATGGGCTGGCGGCTGTGGCAACGCAACCGCTGCCCGCAATGCCGCCGGCGCGGGCTGGAAACGACCCGCGCCCCGAACAGCCAGCCACAGCCCGACGGCAGCACCCTGGTCTCGGACCAGGCGGTGACGCGGCGCTGCCCGCATTGCGGCTGGAGCGAAACCCGGCTGGCGCCGCTGGGTACGCGCAGCTTCTACGGCCCGGCCGGCGAATTGCTGCGCCAGGAACGCAACCCGGCCTTCCGCGCCAGCCGCCCCGGCAGCAGCGGCTTCGGCGGCGGCGCGTCGCGCGGCGGCGGCGCCTCGGGGCGCTGGTAG